One genomic segment of Scomber japonicus isolate fScoJap1 chromosome 23, fScoJap1.pri, whole genome shotgun sequence includes these proteins:
- the mgst1.1 gene encoding microsomal glutathione S-transferase 1.1, with amino-acid sequence MSSQSSMMDSQVFQAFSTYAIIVILKMMLMSPLTSYFRLTRKVFANLEDTKLVSSKEDKKLVCVDPDVERVRRCHLNDLENIIPFVLVGLLYSLTGPELSVALLHFRLFAGCRIFHTIAYVAALPQPSRGGSWILGMLVTFSMAYRVLSAVLIL; translated from the exons ATGTCATCACAGAGCAGTATGATGGACAGCCAGGTCTTCCAAGCGTTTTCTACATATGCCATAATTGTCATCCTGAAGATGATGCTAATGTCACCTTTGACCTCTTACTTTCGTCTGACCAGAAAG GTGTTTGCAAACCTAGAAGACACCAAACTTGTTTCCTCCAAAGAAGACAAGAAACTGGTTTGTGTAGATCCTGATGTGGAGCGAGTCCGCAG ATGTCACCTGAATGACTTGGAGAACATTATTCCCTTTGTGTTGGTTGGCCTGCTCTACTCTCTGACTGGACCTGAGCTTTCAGTTGCTCTGCTTCACTTCAGACTCTTTGCTGGCTGTCGTATCTTCCACACCATTGCCTACGTTGCTGCTCTGCCTCAGCCCAGCAGGGGTGGCTCCTGGATCCTGGGCATGCTGGTCACTTTCTCTATGGCTTACAGAGTGCTTAGTGCAGTACTCATACTTTAG